The window TTGAGCCTAGTAGATATAGTGCCTGTCTTATTTTTAACACTGTCAGTTCCTGGCCTCCTATGTTTGTAACTTTGGCGGGTCATAAAAGGaaacatgcaatataatttCCGCGTACTTACACATATCTAGATTTAAAGGTTTtcaggtaaaaaatatataaggcCAATTAACAAGTTGATAGGAAATTTCAGTGGCGCCTGTTATAGCTCCTTTTGAATTCGACGAATCAGTATTTTTTGGAGAGGGAGTTCAAGTGATGTGCCATGTTCCAAAAGGAGACAAACCTTTGAATTTCAAGTGGAGTTTTAGTGGAGGAGATGTGAGTTTACTGCCTGGATTGAACATCATGAACGTTGGGGACATGGGTTCAGCTCTCATAATACCCTCGGTGACTGCCAGGCATGCTGGCAATTACACATGCACTGCCTCCAACATTGTCGCCAGGGCTAGCCACTACGCCACGCTAAATGTCAAGGGTATACGTTCAAAGTGCATAATCTATGCTTTTCATGTTCTATCCTATCCCACATAAACTCTCTAATATAGGTAGTAGTGGTAACACAGTTCTCTTCGTAAACTTACATGTATATTATTGGTTATTTCTTCCAGTGGCACCTATAATATCCCCCTTTGAATTCGATGACGCTGTGTTTTACGGGGAAAGTATACAAGTCATGTGCCACATACCAAAAGGCGACATGCCCTTAAACTTAACATGGTACTTTCGTGACCTACCGTTGAAATCCAGTGACACTGTAACAATAACTAAAGTAGGAGAGAGAAGTTCAATATTGGTTATACCAGCAGCGACAGAGAAACACTCCGGAAATTACACGTGCACCGCTTCCAACACTGTAGCCAGCACCAACCACACAGCCATACTAAACGTTCAGGGTACACTTATTATTTGTGTATTGTCATTGTTCTTTAGTTAATTTCTTTGTACTTACCCTTACCAGTTCCTCCGCACATCGTCCCATTTGAAGCCGAAGAACAGATTTTTGCCGGTGAATCTGTACAATTGACATGTCACGTATCGAAGGGCGACACGCCTCTTACTATTACATGGAGTTTTCATGGGGAAGAGTTATCTTCACATCAAGGAATTACAACAACGAAGATTGGCGAACGAACGTCACTGTTGACTTTATCAGCTGCAACAGCGAGCCACAGTGGCGAATATTCGTGTCACGCTGCTAATCATGCCGGTTTGGCCGTGCACTCGGCCACGGTCAACGTCCATGGTAGCCCACTCAATCCGTTCACTATCCTTGCCTCTAACGCACGCTGCACGCTTGcctcaataataaatatagcCTTCTGAATTAACAGTATTACCGTACATCGTACCCTTCGAAGCGGACGAGTCAGTATTTGCTGGGGAATCGGTCCAACTTAACTGTCATGTATCGAAGGGTGACTTGcctcttgatatcaagtggcacTTCCATGGCTATGAAAATTCTTCGTCGCACCTCGGCATCATGACAACCAAAATGACATCGCGAACCTCATTTTTATCGATCGCTGCGGCTACTGCCAGTCATAGCGGCAATTATACCTGCGTAGCTGCCAACAGCGCCGGCTCTACTAATCATTCCACTGTCCTTAATGTTCATGGTCAGTTTCATTTACTCATGGTATCATAGTTATCATCGTATGTTATGTTCATTTGATGGCGATTCGATGCTGACAGACGTGTTAATAGAATCTGCATGAATTCTGTTTAATACTTCTATGGGCAGCGTACGCTTTACCTTTTGTTTGATCATCTCTTTATTTACCTTTCATAACgcatactttattttatacagtTACACCGAACATTCTACCTTTCGACGTCGATCAAGCCTTGTTTTCGGGAGAGTCAGTGCAGATGATGTGTCACATCTCCAAAGGAGATACCCCTTTAGAAGTGCATTGGGAATTTAATGGAAAGCCTCTCTCAATGAAGTTAGGAATGTTCTCAAAGGTGGGCGACCGGTCGTCCGTGCTGATGCTCCCCTCCGTCACGGGCGCGAACACTGGCAATTACACGTGCATAGCCAAAAATCCTGCTGGAATAGCTTCATACACAACAATACTCAAAATTATTGGTACCTGAACCCTACCTAGGCTTGTTAACCGTTTTTCGTTTTTATTctttacctattttattaattgatttatttttcttggGATTCAAGTTGTTCCGCACATTATCCCGTTCGAAGTCGAAGAGTCTATATTTGCTGGGGAGTCTGTACATCTCACATGTCATGTATCGAAAGGAGATAGACCACTACAAATTTCTTGGAGTTTTCAAGGAAGCGATATACCTTATCACAATAATATGGGTATAACAACTACTAAGCTAGGAGACAAAGCTTCTGTGCTGAGTATTCCGACCGCGATGGGCCATCACAGCGGCAACTACACGTGTACGGCCAGTAACCGCGCCGGTCGTGCGCACCACTCGGCGCTCGTCAATATACATGGTACTCGATGTCGCCCCTCCCCTGTTTGACTTTGTCGAAACATTCGTCTAGATATTGCACGTTTAGATATTAATCTTagaatttattattcttttcctCTGATCAGTTCCTCCTCATATACTACCGTTCGAGATTGAGTCCATATACTACGGAGAATCAGTGCAAATGGTTTGTCACGCCAGTAAAGGTGATCGACCAATGAGCATCAGTTGGACTATTGAAGGACGAGATTTATCTACACTTAAGGATATAAAAACTGTGAAAATGGCCGAGCAAACGTCTTTTCTATCAATTGCTTCTGTTACTGGATCCCACAGCGGAAATTATACGTGTATCGCAAGAAACAAAGCCGGCGAAGACAGATATTCTACCTACCTTCACGTTAAGGGTACTCTTAGTTAGATATCGCAGCATGCTTTAAATACTTTACTaacattgtaaaatatttctttgcTCAGTCGTCCCCCACATCAAACCCTTTGAATTGGATGAAGCCGTTTTTGCGGGAGAATCAGTGCATCTCGACTGCCACGTTTCGAAAGGCGACACCCCATTGAATATCACATGGAGTTTTCAAAGTCAACCCGTCACACGTAGGATGGGATTGAAGACAACAACATTAAGCGAACGAGTCTCCGTACTAGACATTCCGAACGCTATGGGTCCTAACAGTGGCAACTACACATGCACAGCGACCAACAAAGCGGGCACGACGAGTCATACAGCCATCCTCAACGTGATCGGTATCAAAACCTAATAATACCTCGGGTGATGCTTGCTTTCTGTTCAGTTCCTCCTGTGGTCCAACCCTTCTCGTTCGGGGAAGTCGCAATGAATTCTGGACAAGTCGTAACGGCCCCTTGCTCGGTTATTGAGGGTGACCACCCTCTGCAACTGCGGTGGCTTTTTGACAACGAACCTATCAAACCGAGATCTGGAGTCACCGTATTTCATATTGGAGAAAGAAGCGCAATACTTAGTATCGGTTCAGTATCACATAATCACGCGGGAAATTACAGTTGTGTAGCTGAAAACGAAGCCGGAACAGATTCTCATTCATCAACTTTGATTATCAATGGTTAATTTCCTCTATATTCTTGTTCTTTACgaatagatttttattattattatcatttcattGATTAATTCTGTTAAGTTAATTATAACACTATCCATTGTGGACATATTCCAGTCCCTCCCAACATATTGCCGTTCACTTTTGGCGAGAAACCCGCTAACGTTGGAGAGTATTTGCAAGCAGCGTGTACAGTTAATCTAGGCGATCTCCCTGTCACTATCACTTGGAGGTTCAATGGCCAACTTATATCTCAACGCAATCATCATTATGTCATAACAAATTCAAAGCGAAGTAGTCTACTAATAATAGAATCTGTAGACGCAAAACACGCTGGTTCCTACACATGTATCGGAGAAAATCGCGCAGGGCATACATCGTATTCAGCAGACTTAATTGTATACGGTTAGTCGTTTGAACATGGtagaatcattattattttgtgacCTAGTTAATGTTTGTTTCAGTTACTCCTAAAATAGCACCTTTTGTTGCCGGACCGGAACCGGCCTTTCTTGGCGATTACTTTGCACTCCAATGCATAATAACGCACGGGGATCAACCGGTGCGCATAGAGTGGACAGTTAATAATCGATCGGCTAATTCTCTTCCTGGAACTCGTATCAGTAATGTCGACAGAAGAAGTAGTGTGCTAACGATAGAATCAGTCGATGCGAAACACGCAGGCCTTTATAATTGTACAGCAACTAATGCAGCGGGCGTGGCTTCCCACACCACCGAATTAGTCGTCAAGGGTgcgaaaaacaaattaattcaaTTTTAGCTTCTGTCCTCCTCTGCTCCACTTTATTTTCcatacatttaattaattataggaTTTTTATTGTCCCAGTTCCGCCGGTAATTGTGCCATTCAATTTCGGTGAGGTGCCATCCAATCCTGGTGATACAGCGGTAGTGAACTGTGTCGTTACTAAGGGCGACCTGCCTCTCGATATATCGTGGACATTCAGCAGCGAAACAATAGACTCAAGTCAGCACCGTGACATCACGACGACACCACTAGGCACACGTGCCTCCGTGCTCACCATCAATTCAGTGAGCGCAAACCACCAGGGGAACTACACATGCATCGTGCAGAACACAGCAGGCCGTGTCGAACATGTGGCTACTCTTGTCGTAAATGGCACGTCTTAATTACAATATTACAATCTCATTACAATGGGGACTAACAACACAGGATCGCACCTTTAAGGGACCAATCCGTCCACAGTCACTCTATATCTCATATTTGACACCAGTTGCTAACATTGCCTGCTACAAAAATGATCTAACACAATTTTCTATTGTTTCCAGTACTGCCTCGCATAGTTCCCTTTTCGTTCGAGACCCCGCTCTTTGCGGGTCAGGCGACTCAAGTCACTTGTTTAGTCTCAGAAGGCGATCAGCCTCTCGATATTCACTGGTACTTTGAAGGGCAGCCTTTAAAGGAAAAAGCCGGGATAACGGCTACTAAGATAGGGCAGAGAGCTTCATTGCTTCTGATCGATCCTGCGGGCTGGTCGCACAGCGGGGCGTACGCGTGTCTCGCGCGCAACAAAGCCGGCTTGTCCAACTATACCGCCTCTCTCGAAGTCCACGGTACATCTTCATCGTTGTGTACCCTCACTCCCAGCACGGATGAGCTTTGCCTAGATTCATTATTGTACGCTTAATTACTATTTTGACTGGTTTTAATTCTAAGGCTCAAATCGTCCATCTGACAATATTATGATCAGACATTAATTAAACTTCACcgttgtaaatataaaaatgataGACACGTTTAAGATCAGTCTTCGATTGTCGATTATAGGGACCGGCTGCGGCTATCATCGACGAAACCTTTTCTTTTCCTTCCTTGCATATTCTTACCTTTCCTTCCTTTTCCTAAGGATCCCGtctttattttatgttgatTCATTAATTTGCATTCTGTGCCTTTTGGGTTTTAGTGCTTATGAGCTTGGCTTACTAACATGCCTGTTGGAATAATAATGATGCCTCTTAATTTActactaaatataatattttagtcCTGTGGAGAACTTTGGCAATTATTTCAACAGGTTTCCTGCTTTGTGTTGCATTATCATATGCTTTTTATGTCATATTATTTCATCTCTCTTTATTAATTATGTTGTAGTTTGCAAATATATTAATTTCGTCATCTGTACTTAACGTGATACGAAAGCTTCTATAGCAACAGCTTTGCCGATACcttaattattgttaaataaataatatttaagtataaaaaaaaaacaaataattagatTAATCGGAGTGCCAAGGTCAATAGCCAAGTTATATAGGAGCTTTTTGATTACGTAGTACAACAAAAACAAATTGAATATGACATTCTATACGATACTTATAGTTTTTGTTTCTGTAAATGTTAAAAGTTAGTAAAATGTTTTGCAGTGGCTGTGTTTAGAAGATTTACGTCAAATTCAATTTGTTTACTGCAAATTATAAATGTTtcaatgatgatgaaatatttattgaattaattaaaatctTGCCAAGTTTGATAGTTAACTTGTTAGCACATTTTATTCGAACTCAAATTCTACTAAACGATATcaatataaagattttattaaaaaacagaAAGAAATATTGTCTATCACTACTTTCAATTAAGATTAATTAAATgcaataattaataaacaatataTAGCATAATAAAAAGTTCATAAAGTTAAAGTTTAAAGAAAAATCtttgctttttaaaataatgccattttatttttgaagttcAGCAGTTCTAACCATTTGGTGAAATTTTTAGTGCCCCCGCGCTGGATTCTTGAGCCCACTGATAAAGCTTTTGCCCAAGGCTCAGATGCTAAGGTTGAATGTAAGGCTGATGGCTTCCCCAAGCCCCAAGTGACATGGAAGAGGGCTGAAGGTAATAATCTCATTTGAATTAAAACCCATATTTTTGCTACTGAAATAGTATGACCTTTACACTAAGTTTATTCTTGTTTTAGGGGATACGCCTGGCGATTACAAAGACCTTAAACCAAATAACCCTAACGTTAAAGTTGAAGATGGAACTCTATCTATTTCTAATATACAAAAGACGAATGAGGGTTATTATCTTTGTGAAGCTGTTAATGGAATCGGTTCAGGACTATCTGCCGTTATTCTTATCAGCGTTCAGGGTGAGTTAAATTCggttaaaattctaaaacatgctAATAACGGAAAGAATTGTGAATAACGTAAAATATTTTCAGCTCCTCCGCAATTCGAAATCAAAATGAGGAATCAAACAGCCCGCCGAAGCGAACCAGCTGTACTGCAGTGCCAAGCCAAAGGTGAAAAGGTAAAATGATATACCCGTATGATTATATTTCACTCTTGCACATtggaatagaataaaaaataatactgcgtatggaaaggtaattctccgccccgcatcaATTCGTATCAGGTGTCAAGATAGACTTACCTAAACCGCCTCTCAGTCTTACTTATGTCTAAATAGCCGAAAATAATGGGACTGACTGTCTTGCTTGTCTTGCACTTACGCGACAAGGAGGCAAACAACATGTatgaatgatatttttgtatggagagaCCGGGGTATGGCATTGGTTTGACATTATAATGAGCATTTTGAAAACATCTTTACAGCCCATTGGAATTATCTGGAACATGAATAACAAACGACTCGAACCCAAATCCGACCCACGCTACACAATCCGTGAAGAAATATTGCCTGGAGGAGTTGTGTCTGACCTCAGCATCAGAAGAACTGAAAGGTCTGATAGCGCTCTCTTCACTTGTGTTGCCACCAACGCCTTTGGATCTGATGATACTAGCATCAACATGATTGTACAAGGTAAACTTTGAAAAACTATTACAGCAGCGTTTTTGTCTGAAGACAGCTACatatcacatacctacctatgaCTAATGCAATACATGATTTCCTTGATTGATTGAAGATAAAAAGTTAACatcaagtattttaaattttcagAGGTTCCCGAAGCTCCTTACGGTTTAAAGGTCTTAGATAAATCTGGCAGGACTGTTCAGCTTTCATGGGCTGCTCCTTACGATGGCAACTCGCCTATCAAGAAGTTCCTAATTGAGTACAAGCGCGCTAAAGGCAGCTGGGAAAAGGATATTGATAGGTAATCAACTAACATCGTTATTAGATTATTGTAgtaaattacaattaaattaactttACAGCAGTAATGCAAGTATATATTTCTTTGCAGAGTTCTTGTGCCTGGAGATGCGGCCGAAGCCGGAGTATTCAGTCTGCGTCCCGCTACCGCCTATCATATCAGGATTGTTGCTGAAAATGAACTGGGTACATCGGAACCCTCTGAAACCGTCACTATTATCACTGCTGAAGAAGCTCCCACTGGCCCACCCCAAGACGTTAAGGTTGATGCTGCAGACAAACATACCCTCAGAGTCACCTGGAAGCCACCCCCACCACAAGACTGGAACGGCGAACTGCAAgggtaaatatttttaatccaTATGTTACTTTAGAGATTACACTCTAGCGCttattgacttttattatttttttacagataCTATGTTGGATATAAACTGGCGTCAAGTAACAAATCTTTCGTTTTCGAAACTGTTGATATTTCCAAGGAATCTGGCAAGGAACACCATCTTGATATCATGAATCTGAAGTAAGGCTTTCTTCGttaagattttatttaatttgtgcTTTCTTTGGAACagttaaatacctactttttttCTAGGACGTACACCCAATACTCAGTTGTAGTTCAAGCATTCAACAAGATGGGCTCTGGCCCAGTTTCTCAGGAAATCAAGGCGTACACTGCTGAAGGCGCCCCATCTGCCCCGCCCCAGGATGTTCTCTGCACTACCCTCACAGCTCAAACCATTCGTGTTTCCTGGATTTCGCCTCCTCTTGCATCAGCTAATGGATTGATCAAGGCTTACAAAGTTGTCTATGGCCCTAGCGACACCTGGTATGGTGAGTACAAACCTAACTCTGTAAAAATCCAAAACATGTCAGTCAAGATGAAACCTAACCTCATATTAATGTTTTAGACGAGAAGACCAAAGACACCAAGATCACGGCCAGTAGCGAAACTATTCTGCACGGCTTGAAGAAGTACACTAATTATTCAATGGAAGTACTGGCAACAACTAACGGAGGTGACGGTGTACGATCTGCTCCTATTCATTGCCAGACTGAACAAGATGGTAAGTtagaatttaaaacaaaacgCAATAGGTATAAAACcctttgaaaaaataattaaataattataaaattatttttaattatttacagttccCGAAGCTCCTCGAGCGGTAAAAGCCCTTGTTATGGGAGCTGATTCCATCCTTGTTTCTTGGAGACCACCAGCGCAGCCAAACGGAGTTGTCACTCACTACAACGTTTACACGCAAGCCCAGAATGCTGAGCCCCACCCTAACAAGGTACATACACACAGTCAatgacaaatacaaaacaaaaaaaaaacatttatattacgAAATCACATTTACAGGTACCAGCTTCTCAAACCAGTTACTCGGCTACTGACCTGAAACCCGGACGATATGATTTCTGGGTCACCGCTTCTACGATTATTGGTGAAGGTCAACCGTCAGCTACCGCATCCTGTAGCCCTAGCGATAAAGGTAATAAGCATTCTTGTTTAAGTCTTATTTGATTCTTTCTCGGTTACAAAGTTTGGAGTCAACTACAATGTCTACTTTCCTATCTCTTTCAGTTCCTGCAAAAATTGCGTCATTCGACGAATCGTTTACTGCCACGTACAAAGAAGATGTCAAACTGCCTTGCCTTGCTGTTGGTGTGCCTCCTCCTAACATTTTATGGAAGGTAAAATGTTGTCCCGATATCCAATATTCTTGAAAAAGTCTGTTCGAACAATAACGAATCTAACAATCGTTTGAATTTCTAGGTTAAGGGCCAGCCGTTAGAAGCGTCAGAGCGCGTTCGTCAACTACCTGAAGGATCTCTGCAAATCGCTGGAGTTGCCCGCGAAGATGCCGGAGAATACTCATGCCATGTGGACAACCAATTCGGCACTGACACTGTTACTCACACGCTTTCCGTTTTGGGTATGCCCACTTATATTAACAAACTTATAATATTCCACAACTCGTAACCCTTAGCAATCGAATAACCACGTAATAGTTGTCATATCTGGTGAATTAAAATAATGCTTAACAACTACTGCTTAAGTGACTATATCGAAGAGCCGACAGATGCATATGCATGGTCTAAACGAATGTCACTATTGCTAGACAAGTGTCCGAACGCTAAGACAGTTTATCGCAATCATGAGATTAAGCAAAATCAATTATCATATTTAAAAACCTACCTTGAATTTTCCAGCTCCTCCTTTCCCCCCGCAACTAAGCATCGCGTCGTCTTCGGTATCGTCTCTGACTCTCCGCCTGAAGCCTTCAGACAACGCCGACCAGTCCCCTGCCGCCGGTTACACCATCCACTACAAACAAGAATTCGGCGATTGGGAAACTGTTCaggtcaaaatatttttatgtcgtcTTCGACATAAACTTGAATCTGTGCCTGtgaattattttaattgtatttacgTAGAATCTGTAGCTTCTTCTCCTTTAATGGAATATCTtctttgatttattttaatatcatcagactaaacaatttaaattaatatctccATTTCAGATTCCAAGCAACACCGACACGTACACTTTGGAGAACCTGTTCTGCGGCTCTAGATATCAACTATACGTTACGGCTTATAACAGGttaatattggtgctgattcctgtaaacaccatctaataagaaaattacaggtgtcTGCAAGATACGGGGCCATTGTCAAAATTACGACAAATAAAAGTCTAAAACTTGTACTAGATTTCTAAATTTTAACAAACCTCTTCTAATCCAGCATTGGCACTGGCGAAGCGTCTGACGTGGTCATCGCTCGTACCCGAGGCTCCAAGCCGCCGGTACCCCGCGCCGCTGACTTCATTGAAGTAGGAAGCTCTTCCGTCACCCTGCATCTAAAACAATGGCTCGACGGTGGTTGCCCTATGAGCCATTTCGTCGTTGAAAACAAGAAGAAGTAAGTGTTTATTATGATTATCGTGTCCGTTttttctacataacataacagatacttccacacacaggaaatacaaagtacaataggcgaccttattgctaagtagcaatctcttctagGCAAACTTTGAGTACCTACAGCCACCCAGCCAGCAAGTCTATCTACAACAAGtgactgttatttttttaaatttagatttaGCTAATTGTGGTTATTTGTTTCTAGGGGTGCAGCTGAGTGGAATCAGATCTCAAACGCTGTGAAACCAGGAGGCAACTTCGTAGTACTCGGTATGTGACGCGCTGCAATATTTTTGCGCATAAATGccaaattaaaaccaaaaatgACACTTATTCGTGATGATTTCAGACCTGGAACCCGCTACTTGGTATGTCTTGAGGATCACTGCACACAATAACGCCGGCTTCAATGTTGCTGAATACGAATTCGCTACTCTCACTATGACTGGTGGTAAGTAAAGATACATTTATTctgaaatatgttttttaaatatattaagaaaattaatataatgAGCAATAACTAACTGGGTTTCGcgcaaaaaaatatacctgAAATGCATCGCCTTTTATAAGTTCTTTAATTCCGTTACTCCTTTCAATAATGTGCGATTGCATTTCAGGTACTATTGCACCCGCAAGGGAGGTCGGCGACGGCTCTCTGACCACCGAACAGACGCTCAAGATTATCCTGTCGCACCTTAACCTTATCGTCCCTGTGATCGCTGCCATCCTCGTCATTATCATCGCTATCGTGGTCGTGTGCGTGGTGCGAGGCACGAGGGACCCCCACAAAGGTATCTCTATTGTGTTATAGGAACCGTTGCTCCCCTGCCCGGCAACGCGTACGAAGGCAAAGAACTACCTCCTTGGGTAAAGGCTTGGTTGGAACCCGAAGTATTAGTACCGATCTTGGCAACGATCGTGGTGTTCATCGTGGGAGTGGTGGTGATCTGCCTGACCCTTGCGCGTAGGAATACGCCCCACCGTCTGCGAGGTCAGAAGGACGTGTACTGTATGTATGGTGGCATGGCACACCGCTTTATGTCTTATTTTATTCTACATTCGTCCTTCAAAACTTGTTTTTAACTTCTTAGATGTccttaaacaaatatatttttttataactcaTTTAAACGGAGTCCCATCATCCGCATGTGAATATATCCATTGTTAACGTTACATgttctaattttatattaatttgtgTCAAAAttcattgtttatattttttgcaaaacCATTTAGCTGTCTGTCTCTGTAATCAACTTAATCTGAATCTGTATATAATGTATAAATCAAATAACAGACTATGAGCGAGACTTCATCATGTTTACACTTGGTCATATAGATGATGCAGTGTACAACGCCTCACAAGCGGCTTTGGGCGGCGGCAATGGAACCTTGGACAAACGTGGTGGACTGCGTGACGAACTTGGCTACATCGCACCCCCCAACCGCAAGCTGCCCCCCGTACCCGGCTCCAACTACAACACATGTGACCGAGTGAAGCGACAGGCTGTCATCAGTACGTACTATACAACGTAACAGCACAACACGAAGCCTAAAGAGCTTCACAGACGACTATGCAATTTGGTTCTAATTTCGCTACTGCGCCCAAATTATGGAAAAATTGGAAAATCATGTATCTATGGCATAATCATTCGAAGCTTCACTATCATTATTGTTTTAAACAATTCTTCAAATCAGGTCCGAATTGCAAGATCGTGTAGAAGACGCAAAGGCACATATTCGACTGATCACTCTAAACTCTTGCAAGTTTACTCTCACGCACCCAAAATGGAACGATTAGGCAACATTTTAGCACCATTTCTATCTCCTCTAGCTTTACGTTGTGCACGGCCTAAGCTATTTTTACCTTTATACCTAATTTTCCtttcaatgaggataaaaactagaaccTCAAATATAGGCGGCAACACTgtcgagtgttcctaaatttttacagttctccatactgtccagctagaattcgtgataaattgctataaaatatgGAGCACCGtgaagtgtatcccgtctgaagcatgggttacgaaaaagaaaagcaagcTGTTcaaagttttgattgaaaataagattTTCTAAATTTTCTTATTTCCGATCTTTAGAACagtatgattttgcagttaaacgcgtcgcaaagggttatagtgtaaaaatataaccaaaacaatataagtATGTTTGTTTTCTCAAATagtaaactgtcaaaatttaagaacactcaacagtagcgacacctgatgggagaaataggcagtttttatcctcatttgtAGATATTGTAATTTGAAGGTGAAGGCTATTTATGCGGTCAGTGGTTGTGGTGGGTTTAATTCTCACAGTAAAGACTAAAACGTTATTTTCAAATGTCTTTAGTTTCAGTCCCAGTTGTCCTTTAATTACGTCCAATTATCCGTGTATGCTTTTTGTTTAAACAGGCATATTCAGTGTTATCAAGATGTATGCTTATGTCTGGTTAAACAATGTATGTCAAATCCTTATTATGGTTTAGGTGTGCAACCACTAGGATGTTATCTCACTGATAGGACAGCTGAATTAAGATTAAAGGAATATCAATTACGACTGAACTTTGACTTAGTTCAGGCTGTTTGTCACGACCAGTTCAGATATAGTCACTGAGCTTTAAGCGAGTTTTAAGCGAtctttaaatgatttttaagaTTACTCATGTTACATTTTTTGGCACATGGCCATAATTGGAACTAACGTCGCATCAAATCAATAGTTGATGTGAGATGATGTCTAGAGTGGTTAGGCTATGTGCGTAGCGCATGCGTAAAGCAGTAGTGTGGTTCAGTGGGCGCGCACTCAACGTGGGACCCGCGCAGGCATCACTACGAGCGCGTGCGCCGACCGCGGTTGCCCATGCGCCGTACTGGATCCGGCGAGACCATATCCACAGGTAAAATGCTTGCTGCGCTTGCTTCAGTAACTTGACTAGAAATGGATAGACTACTTAAAGTTCTcattaatatataaaagaagTAGGAATAATAGCTGAGCAACGTTAATCAAATATCCAGTTAACTTCGTTAAT is drawn from Pectinophora gossypiella chromosome 7, ilPecGoss1.1, whole genome shotgun sequence and contains these coding sequences:
- the LOC126367980 gene encoding Down syndrome cell adhesion molecule-like protein Dscam2 isoform X30, which gives rise to MAMFTGFTALVVLIACGSVLCEDETIGPIFIKEPPNRVDFSNTTGAVVECAARGSPAPDVIWVRADGTAVGDVPGLRQVLPNGNLVFPPFRAEDYRQEVHAQVYACLARNPVGTIHSRDVNVRAVVTQYFEAEVVSEYVIRGNTAVLKCNIPSFVSDFVKVEAWVNSDGSEYLHTDDIDGKYLVLPSGELHIRDVGPEDGYKSYQCRTKHRLTGETRLSATKGRLVITEPVGRVPPKFPTLDNVRGFSAFENASLTLLCPAQAFPVPLFRWYKFIDGTTRKQPVTLNDRVKQVSGTLIIKEAKVEDSGKYLCVVNNSVGGESVETVLTVTAPLKATVEPATQTVDFGRPAVFTCRYEGNPVKTITWLKDGKDMKHHDSTLRIESVKKEDKGMYQCFIRNDQESAGASAELKLGGRFEPPQIRHSFGEQTLRSGPSLRLKCVASGNPTPDIAWLLDGEKLTSGERLQIGQFVTAEGNVESHLNISSVHTNDGGLYSCIASSKVGSASHSSRVNVYGLPYVRPMKKRPVVAGDTLIAHCPVAGYPIDSIVWERDGRVLPINRKQKVFPNGTLVIENVERMSDQATYTCVAKNSQGYSARGTLELQVMVAPQVQPFDFGEEILNAGDTVSLTCTVGKGDLPLKIHWQLNDKNLNSGNGVFINRNGKRISVLSIENVQHEHIGNYTCIAENDAGTTSHSAILNVNVPPRWILEPTDKAFAQGSDAKVECKADGFPKPQVTWKRAEGDTPGDYKDLKPNNPNVKVEDGTLSISNIQKTNEGYYLCEAVNGIGSGLSAVILISVQAPPQFEIKMRNQTARRSEPAVLQCQAKGEKPIGIIWNMNNKRLEPKSDPRYTIREEILPGGVVSDLSIRRTERSDSALFTCVATNAFGSDDTSINMIVQEVPEAPYGLKVLDKSGRTVQLSWAAPYDGNSPIKKFLIEYKRAKGSWEKDIDRVLVPGDAAEAGVFSLRPATAYHIRIVAENELGTSEPSETVTIITAEEAPTGPPQDVKVDAADKHTLRVTWKPPPPQDWNGELQGYYVGYKLASSNKSFVFETVDISKESGKEHHLDIMNLKTYTQYSVVVQAFNKMGSGPVSQEIKAYTAEGAPSAPPQDVLCTTLTAQTIRVSWISPPLASANGLIKAYKVVYGPSDTWYDEKTKDTKITASSETILHGLKKYTNYSMEVLATTNGGDGVRSAPIHCQTEQDVPEAPRAVKALVMGADSILVSWRPPAQPNGVVTHYNVYTQAQNAEPHPNKVPASQTSYSATDLKPGRYDFWVTASTIIGEGQPSATASCSPSDKVPAKIASFDESFTATYKEDVKLPCLAVGVPPPNILWKVKGQPLEASERVRQLPEGSLQIAGVAREDAGEYSCHVDNQFGTDTVTHTLSVLAPPFPPQLSIASSSVSSLTLRLKPSDNADQSPAAGYTIHYKQEFGDWETVQIPSNTDTYTLENLFCGSRYQLYVTAYNSIGTGEASDVVIARTRGSKPPVPRAADFIEVGSSSVTLHLKQWLDGGCPMSHFVVENKKKGAAEWNQISNAVKPGGNFVVLDLEPATWYVLRITAHNNAGFNVAEYEFATLTMTGGTIAPAREVGDGSLTTEQTLKIILSHLNLIVPVIAAILVIIIAIVVVCVVRGTRDPHKDDAVYNASQAALGGGNGTLDKRGGLRDELGYIAPPNRKLPPVPGSNYNTCDRVKRQAVIMGAHSTWDPRRHHYERVRRPRLPMRRTGSGETISTGMEDEICPYATFHLLGFREEMDPSKALAFPHHHPAHAGTLAHPHPHHPAHSRAGSQSMPRANSRYARKNSQGGQSAIYSTAPEYDDPATCAEEDQYRARYSRPMYACGPEYDEPACCAPEDEQYTGAYGTPYSDHYGSRPSIGTRKCGGSPEPPPPPPRNANNDNNCSSSFNESKDSNEISEAECDQPRNYPVRAHTAKDGLHSEEMRKLIDRPEATTPIPQQAVHGRGLTAYDTVAV